In Poecilia reticulata strain Guanapo linkage group LG17, Guppy_female_1.0+MT, whole genome shotgun sequence, the following proteins share a genomic window:
- the ankrd33bb gene encoding ankyrin repeat domain-containing protein 33B — MVLITEEQGKDSKVKENGFAGGVALGKTKSKANILAGDAPIMSICKVDENGVECSVSEDDANEEAEVDYTRNYWEDEDDIYQEFEELDFDSLPDRSDTHSITTEDSFYPLDDSVISQINRSLYHLETPEPISFFKACCNNNAIIVKIMIRQGVTEEEVKETDRNRRSGLIAACYHGYVDVVMALAQCPYLDVNWQDNEGNTALIIAAQAGHAFISNYLLNYFPGLDIERRNCHGFTALMKAAMQGRFECVRALMLAGSDVQARDYGRRMTPREWALFTGRHETADLMLRLISKPCAEQFCDSFPLEWPLLEELVWKAQNPQTFCQRLMKLISCCPYRLYFNNKVNPANDGVLEHMVRITTGICSPFMATACHTVSPGSPPCVGKRRHAVQEILRRQRVAELKRLGPDRLNNYKKLFQNSRVLLISKARDRRASLQPQLLSDVAAASTVAIRRASLLPLNMLRRSSVRPGLVVPKVTLCKAPPPSFVPEKPSRNGDDNQLQIPKWDYKMKKIERRQEEERQRMLSALRRR; from the exons ATGGTGTTAATAACAGAGGAACAAGGTAAAGATTCAAAGGTCAAAGAGAATGGATTTGCTGGAGGAGTTGCCCTTGGCAAGACTAAGAGTAAAGCCAACATCTTGGCTGGGGATGCACCCATTATGTCCATCTGCAAGGTTGATGAAAATGGAGTTGAGTGTTCAGTCTCAGAAGACGACGCTAATGAAGAGGCTGAAGTCGATTACACACGAAACTACTGGGAGGATGAGGACGATATCTATCAAGAGTTTGAGGAACTGGACTTCGACTCCCTACCGGATCGTTCGGATACCCACAGCATTACGACAGAAGACTCCTTCTATCCCCTAGACGATTCAGTCATCTCCCAAATTAACCGCTCCCTCTACCACCTGGAAACCCCCGAACCGATCTCCTTCTTTAAGGCCTGCTGCAACAACAATGCCATCATAGTAAAGATCATGATCAGACAAGGAGTGACTGAAGAAGAGGTAAAGGAGACCGACCGAAACAGAAGA TCTGGCCTCATTGCTGCGTGTTACCATGGTTATGTGGACGTGGTCATGGCCCTCGCTCAGTGTCCCTACCTGGATGTGAACTGGCAGGACAACGAGGGCAACACTGCCCTTATTATTGCGGCTCAAGCAG GTCACGCGTTTATCTCCAACTACCTGTTGAACTACTTCCCCGGTTTGGATATCGAGAGGAGGAACTGTCACGGTTTCACAGCGTTGATGAAAGCTGCAATGCAGGGGAGGTTTGAGTGTGTCAGAGCCCTCATGCTGGCAG GAAGTGATGTCCAGGCTCGGGACTATGGACGGAGAATGACCCCCAGAGAGTGGGCTCTCTTCACCGGTCGACACGAAACGGCGGATTTGATGCTTCGGCTGATATCAAAGCCTTGCGCCGAGCAGTTCTGCGACTCCTTCCCCCTGGAGTGGCCATTGTTAGAG GAACTCGTGTGGAAGGCACAAAACCCACAGACATTCTGTCAGCGCTTGATGAAACTCATCTCTTGCTGCCCTTATAGGCTCTACTTCAACAACAAGGTAAACCCTGCGAACGATGGTGTCCTTGAACACATGGTGAGGATAACCACGGGCATCTGCAGCCCCTTCATGGCCACGGCGTGCCACACCGTCTCCCCGGGCAGCCCGCCGTGCGTCGGAAAGCGCCGGCACGCCGTGCAGGAGATCCTGAGGCGGCAACGGGTGGCGGAGCTCAAACGCCTGGGTCCCGACAGGTTGAACAACTACAAGAAGCTTTTCCAGAACTCGAGGGTCCTCCTCATCTCCAAAGCGAGGGACCGACGAGCGAGCCTGCAGCCCCAGCTGCTCAGTGACGTGGCGGCAGCGTCCACGGTGGCCATCAGACGAGCCAGCCTCCTGCCGCTCAACATGCTGAGGAGAAGCAGCGTGCGGCCAGGCCTCGTGGTGCCAAAGGTCACTCTGTGCAAAGCCCCGCCTCCGAGCTTCGTACCGGAAAAGCCGAGCAGGAACGGCGACGACAACCAGCTCCAGATCCCCAAATGGGATTACAAGATGAAGAAAATAGAGAGGAGGCAGGAAGAGGAGAGGCAACGAATGCTATCTGCGCTAAGAAGGAGGTGA